DNA sequence from the Procambarus clarkii isolate CNS0578487 chromosome 9, FALCON_Pclarkii_2.0, whole genome shotgun sequence genome:
AGTTTCTACATATTCCATGAATACAGCAATGTGTAGCCTAGTCACCTAACCCCGTCAACGCCCTGTCTTTATATTGAGTTGCGTCCTATCTAATACACGATAAACGTATATTCTATGCATATTTACATCAAAAGAGCAACTAGATCTACAAACATGCCATCAACATCAATTTTTATTTTCTGTACAAAAGTATATTGTTCCTCTGGcttccagagctgagaggtacgtATTAAAGAGCGGTTGAGAACCCAGCCAAACCGTGTAACAATGTTCATACTCTTATAAATATTACTAAGCTTTTCTAATTATATGGTCCTTTATGCAGTCAATTACATTTTAAAATTAATATTACATATACAtaacatgtgtgtatgtgttatagtgtgtgtgtgtgtgtgtgtgtgtgtgtgtgtgtgcgtgtgcgtgtgcgtgtgcgtgtgtgtgtgtgtgtgtgtgtgtgtgtgtgtgtgtgtgggtgtgtgtgtgtatgtgtgtgtgtgtgtgtgtgtgtgtgtgtgtgtgtgtgtgtgtgtgtgtgtgtgtgtgtgtgtgtgtgtgtgtgtgtgtgtgtgtgtgtgtacaagaatacgTACACTCATTACAACAGCATTATTAATATACACGTTTTACCGGTAATAACTCCGCATTTAATATTTGAGAATCATTGAAAATTACGTACAATATTTATACAGTCAATATGGCAGAAACATGTCCTCTCAATGCATAGAGATAATGCTAGGTCTGGCAGAGCTGGACCAACAGACGACTCATATCTCCTGATACAGTGGAATATAAATATAATTTCCACCATGTTTACAATTATAATCATTTTATTAATGCTTTCAGCTTTGCCAGTGCCTTAAATTATTCATTAATTTTATCATGGGCGATACAGTATTTTGTATCGTAATGGATATCATTCACAACTAAGATCCAGAACAAACATTACAAGACGAAAGTATTCAATAAATATATGTATGAGTACCATTCCTTAATTActataaaataattatttacgCACTCACATATACTGTCACAACAAATATAATTATATTACACAGACCTGGGATAGAATATGCAGTGCCTAACAAATTCaacattaataaatatatatatgtacaacacGCCGCTTACTCTGGCCTTATAGTGTAGATATTATTCACTTGAAATGTGTTTTCTATAAATTAACATGAGGTAATTCTTGTTTAAGCGATTCTAAAATGCCTTTCAAAACATTACCAACTGCTCACCATCTTCGTTATGAAACATTTTGACCACCCAGAATTCTAGTCAAGCATGCAGTATTCTGGGCGAAGTTACTGTGCTTGCTAGAATACAACATGAAAACATTATTTGGCAGACCTGATTAGTGAACAACACGGATACTAAGAACCTAGTGTGACTGTTCTACTGTTGATCAAGAGCCGAGTAACAACTGTTCAACAAGGACTAGCACAAAGCTGAACTAACTACTAACACCATATAACAAGCAATTTTGACATcatttaaagtttttttttcatcgaTAAAGCACGAAAAAGGAATCTTCTCCATAGTGTTTTGCTGTCATCCTGACAATTCACTCACGTGTACCTTATATAAAGGGTGACATGTACGATAAACTAAATTAAGTGTATGTTTTTGAACAGACGTTAGCAAGGGCAGCTACAGGAAAGGACAGAGAACCTCAGTTGACTTGTATTATCCATATTAAGCTCTACTTGTACACAGACCAGTGTTGACATTAGTAAACAGGCCATATGTTGACATAGTACACGGGGCAGTGTTGATATAGTACACATACCAATGTTGACATGTGAACAGAGCCGTGTTGATGCACAAAACACTTGCCAATGGAAGCACATGCATACACAATTTAACAGAATAATGAAAATCTAGTTACATAGGAACTGGTGACAAGGGCCAAGCTCCTCATTTGGAACGTGGTTATGTTTCATTGATTGAAGCGAGCGTCGGTAATCCGCCTGTATCAGTTCCCAGTGCTGTCTAGATTCGTTGCCTGGATTTTGTGACTTATCAAGCACCTGTAGGTCAGCTCACAAGATCAATATTGTCAAGATACAAGTCTTGAAAAACTACTCCCATCTCAGAATCTGGGGTTAAATAAGTGCTATGACGAAGTacgatttaaaaatttaaataaaacgTCGAAAAACAGTAGTTAAGAATATCGAAAGAAGATTTTAGAAATTAGACAAGGTCATCAACTGTCTTATAAGATGCCAGGAACAGATTGTGGCATAGTTACTTGCCAGGAGACAAAACACGGATGAACACACCGACAACAGTTTAGAATACATAAAATTCTAGTATTCTATCTTTCCCTACGCTAGATTTAAACAACGTTGGATGATTACTATTCTGCGCCAGATTAAGAAATGCTTGGTGAGGCTTTGTCCCCGTGTTATAGATTGTTAAAGTCATGCGCTATAGTGCCATAGACTAGATTTACTAGGCTTACATATATCAAGTATAAATTAGTGCCTCTATTCATTACTATCTAAAACAAAACATGACCTTCATCAATCCAGATATAATCTTCCCCCTAAACCACTGTCGGTAAAGAATGTGTTAAGTAAGGAACACCTTGTCTACCAGTATGTAAATCTTTCTGCAATATTGTGCAAATCTGCTGCTCCCCTTGACAATATGCAGTGTCTACGGCACCATAACTTGAAAACAAATTCACGTCCTGGTTCATATTTTTCCTGCGtccgttttttttttgtatttattagGCCTAAAACAAACTCTGCAACACTAATTTGACCATGGACCTACAACCCTTGTGTTACATTTGCTAAGAAATTTTGTCATCATTCTATAAATTTTGTTTTCTCTCAGATTTAAACAGGAACTACACTTGATCAGGAGCCGGAGTCTCTGAGTTGAGGATGATCTGGTTAGTCTCGGCTCTGACACCGTTGCCTACGGACACCTGCTGGTCCCTCCACGGAGTCGTCAGGATCTTCAGCCGCTGGGGAAGGTATCAGCGTACTCAAATCAACATTGTCCACAAATGTTTGTACGTATATaactaaaactagttattttttcATCATATTAAAATCAAACTGGAAATAAGTAGCCTATTAGCGCGTCTCGGATGACGATAATGGCATATTTTACCTGTTGCTTACCAGTAATACACATATATCGTCTGCCTCGTGGATCATGCGATATTATCCATCTAGAACTTACTTGTGCTACATGAAATTACACATTATCCACCCGTCACTTGTGCAACATGAAATTACACAACATTATCCACCCGTCACTTGTGCAACATGAAACTGTGCATTATCCACCTGTAACTTGCCAGGACGAGCGTCCTTTTATTAACGTATTCATCCTAGAAAAAAAAGAAACACTACGTCAGTAGAAGACTTACCTTGGGTAGCGAAGCAGGACCCGGAACCTCGATAATTTTATAAATAGCGACGAAGGGGATCATGATCATGGAGGAGCCAGCCATAAGCCAACCTATGACATCTGTCCACCAGGGGAAGGCTTCTGGGTCGGAGGCAGACAGCGGTTTGTAGTTGATGAGGCCATACACAATGATGATCTGCGGGCAGGTGTTGGGGTCACGGGCAGCTCTTAGGAGTAGCCAAACATGTTTAACAGGATCGTCAGGTTCCTGTTAACCTGTTTAGCTAAACAGGTTTAACAGGATCGTCATGTTTAACAGGTGTTACAATACATacagaaattacaatagcgtgatacatcaaatgagcaaatccacaaggtccgtgatGCTACAACcggcagtagcactcccggttgcaattgttttgaccatgtcggggcgcaatcgactaaggcgcgtctgggatcatccaggacgtaggttcgaaccctcatcacggcccttgtagaattGTTCTTTAACAGGTGTTGTTTGCAGGTGAAGTTTTGTTTGATGGTGGTCGCGGGTAAATGTGTTTACACTCGTAGGGATGTGTTGTGTATATGAGGTGATGGGGTGAGGCAGGGTTCCCTGATGACTGTAGATGGATTAAGAGGTGTGCTGATGAGTGTAAGTGGGGATATGGGAGATGTGTTGATGAGTGTTATTGGGTGTGGCAGGTGGGCTGATGAGTATGAGTGATTATGGGAACCTGTTTCTCTTTAAGACTACATGTGTGGAGTGATACCATATTTATAAACGAGTGGCGCAATGCCATTTGAAAGAGTGCCAGTCGTCCTCCACAACTCACTCCGATAAACGCAGGTGCGCAGAATTTGAGGCAGGTCCTCCAGTAGATGCCTGGGGCGAAGCCTATCATCTCCCGGATGTCCTCTTGCAGCCTTTCTATGCCTGTGGAGGGGATGGCTAGGGATTAGTTACAACTCATCGCTCCTTCCTCACACGTAATATGTTCTTTGGTTCAACTTTTAAGTCACAATATGTGATATTTCTTGAATTAGGAAGGCTAGGTAAACTCTTCCCATATCTTTGACATTTGTTTTTGTTGATATGCAACGCTTAGCTTTGTTGGTACCTTAATTGCGAATGGTATCTTTATACGGCTTAGAAATTTACCTCCCAGAAATGATTGCCTCCTGAAATGATTGTATTTACAGCAACTAATTATGGTCAGACGTACATAAATGGACTGTTGGGCCCAAAAAGGTTCacgttttgtatttttcaatTAGCTCATACATTTCTCATAACATGAAAGAGTAAGtaaagaacctaacctaacctgtccaagCATTCCTAGGCGAAATACACGCTATCTTTAATTTAGTTTGTAAAACAACTTTTCATACACAATCATTCCACAGGCAGCTAACAAAACATAAATGCATTAAGCAGATGAAGTGTCATAATaaagtggctgaaaaatgttgaccaaaccacacactagaaattaaagAGACGACAAGGGCATTTATTGCCCTTGCTTCCTTCttctcttcacaatcgacttgatcaaatagtctaggacggaccgaaacgtcgtcgtattttcaatttctagtgtgtggtttggtcaacataaatgcaggacaccacgagcatggcgctcatcctgtaactacacttaggtaattacacacacacacacacacacacacacacacacacacacacacacacacacacacacacacacacacacacacacacacacacacacacacacacacacacacatacacacacacacacacacacacacacacacacacacacacacacacacacacacacacacacacacatatgataaAATTTAGGCTGGGACAACGACATTCACCACTATCTTAGCGTCCCTTTGTTTCGCTCGTATATTTATTTAGCTAGGTACTCTCTAGTATTTCTTCCTTCTgttcctctctcgctctctcttctcCTGATATATATTCCAGCAGCTTTTCTAATAAACCAGTTAATGAGGGAAATTTTGGGGTGTGCGTATATCCCCCTCTGGCGTTTATTTGCTTCAATATGATGTTAGGGGGGTGACCGCGGACCCAGCCATGCGTCACTGAAGTTAAACCTCCTTCCAGTATATCAGAGAACCTttactccctccccccacacactccctctctccttccctccctccctccccacacactccttctctccttccttccctcccttcatatctccgtctctctctcccctctcgttCCTTTTCTCCCTCTCAACTATTGTACTCCGCTAGCTGGCCAGATctcttttgtgttttattttagtaCCTGAGTTTCATCATTTGTTAACTGAATTATGTTACAATCTCCCGTGGATTAGATTTTCTTGCTGCTATTGATTACATCTTATCTTCTCAACCCAGCATCCACACGCTGTTTTGCCTATAGCTATCAATGACGCTAGAGTTTCTGCCTGAATGCGTGATCCCAGAATTTTTGCCCGAATGCGTGATACCACAGTTTCTTCCCGCATCCGTGATTGCGGATTTCTCCccgctctcccctcactctttctGGTAGACGGGGCAGGAAGAGGAGTTTGTCCTATCTGGTACATATCGACCTCCCACtccccacccattgtcatagcgccaccattctctctctctccctcactcttaccATTTTATTCCTTACGGAAATTTTTTGGGGGTCTTAGTTTGGGTTCCTTTTTCGTTTGTGATTAACTTATAATGTTTCAGCCAGCCGCTGTTTTTATGTTTGTTGATGGTGTTACCTAGTTGTACCTAAGTACTTGGGTCTCCTGGAAGCGAGTTTCAACTCTTGGGACCCTCCTCGTTACTCTCGGTAATCCCTCTGATCTTGTTATCTTTTTATATTTGTTATTAAATCTGGACGTAGTTATCATCCACCACCTTGTTGACGACTTGCACCAATTAAGAGAGGCAACGGCCTTTGGCTGGCGTCAGCAAGACGTCATAAGTGATgtcaccagcaaaacatcactGCTTCCTACGTGACGTCGCCAAgaaatgagaaaaaaaaattcttttccCTGACAAAGTCTaaaactctctctgtctctctgtctctctgtctctccgtctctctgtctctctgtctctctgtctctccgtctctccgtctctccgtctctctgtctctctgtctctccgtctctctgtctctctgtctctctgtctctctgtctctccgtctctccgtctctccgtctctccgtctctccgtctctccccctccctctccccctccctctccccctccccctccctctctccctccctccctccctccctccctccctccctccctccctccctccctccctccctccctccctccctccctccctccctccctccctccctccctccctcccaccctcccaccctccctccctccctcctccctccctccctccctccctccctccctccctccctccctccctccctccctccctccctccctccctccctccctccctccctccctccctccctccctccctccctccctccctccctccctccctccctccctccctccctccctccctccctccctccctccctccctccctccctccctccctccctccctccctccctccctccctccctccctccctccctccctccctccctccctccctccctccctccctccctccctccctccctccctccctccctccctccctccctccctccctccctccctccctccctccctccctccctccctccctccctccctctctctctctctctctctcctctctctctctctctctctctctctctctctctctctctctctctctctctctctctctctctctctctctctctctctctctctctctctctctctctctctctctctctctctctctctctctctctctctctctctctctctctctctctctctctctctctctcccctgggtTGGCAGAATGACATATTATTATGCGTGTTGCCAAATACAACTCTACGCACATACTCACCATAAATCCAGGAGACCGCTATGGCTTCACAAAACACTGCGAACAGAATAGAGTAGCCAGCAGCGTAGCGGTCCAGCACGGAGAACACATAGAATCCGCCCTGagggaacattactgttagtaaaccAAACCTAAGGAGATGTTGGTATTATTAAACCCGCCCTAAAGGGATATTACTGTTAGTAAACCCGTCCTAAGGGGACATTACAGTTACTAAACCTGTCCACCCACctgtctacaccaccacccacctatcttcaccaccaccacccacctgtctacaccaccacccacctgtctacaccaccacccacctgtctacaccatcacccacctgtctacaccatcacccacctatcttcaccaccaccacccacctgtctacaccaccacccacctgtctacaccaccacccacctgtctacaccaccaccacccacctgtctacaccaccacccacctgtctacaccaccacccacctgtctacaccatcacccacctgtctacaccatcacccacctatcttcaccaccaccacccacctgtctacaccaccacccacctgtctacaccaccaccacccacctgtctacaccatcacccacctgtctacaccaccacccacctgtctacaccaccaccacccacctgtctacaccatcacccacctgtctacaccaccaccacccacctgtctacaccatcacccacctgtctacaccaccaccacccacctgtgtgcAGCAGGTGAGCCCGACTAAGAAGTCGACGGTGAAGAGGACAGCGACGAAGACCTTGCGGTTACGGCCGATGACGGGGAACTCATCGCTGAGGGCGGTGATGACGGCCTCCGACCCCCCGAACTGTGGACGGAGCCCGGGCATCACCCGTCACTGGCATGACCAACTTTCGCTTGCAACAACACCTTATTGCAAATTCAAATTACACAACACTTATATGTATACGAGTGTGCAAGCTCCAAATGTGTTGAGTAGACGTGTTGATTGAAATATTCCTATGCTCAATCATGTATTCATACTGATGTTTATTATGTATGAATTAACTCACAAGTAAATATACATTATGGACAACCTAGAAATTACCAATTAGGACTCTTCTAAACCTAAAATATGTTTCTTTCCCatgattggggaggggggggggcaggaagcaTATCAAGGTTCATTTAGACCTACCAATGAccttgcccaggatgcaaccctcgtCGATTTACTtccgggtacctatttttactaccATCAGAACAGTGACACTGGGTGGAAGGAAATACCTCACTTGAGACTCGCATAAGCACTTCTTTAACCTGCAATTACCATCATTTGAATTCTACATAAGCCCCACCCACTGCTCTCtaagacaccacctgcctcttcacATTCCCTCACCCAACCCCCATGAAGCCAACGCCAGAGCTACTGACGGAGGAGTCGAGGCCCAGAGTGAGAAGCATCATGAAGAAGATGATGGCCCAGAAGGTGGAGCCGGGCATGGTGGCGATGGCCTCGGGGTACACGACGAAGACCAGGCCAGGGCCCTCGTCCACGACCTCGTTGATGGGCTTGCCGCTCTTGTGGCTCATGTACCCCAACACAGAGAAAATGACGAACCCGGACACGAAGCTGGTGCAGCAGTTGATTAGGCTGGTGGCCATGGCGTCcctggaaggggaagaggaggtgtgtgtaggtgacagacagagagggattggtagcatgtttgtgtgtgtgtgtgtgtgtgtgtgtgagagagagagagagagagagagagagagagagagagagagagagagagagagagagagagagagagagagagagagagagagagagagagagagagagagagagagagagagagagagagagagagagagagagagagagagagagagagagagagagagagagagagagagagagagagagagagagagagagagagagagagagagagagagagagagagagagagagagagagagagagagagagagagagagagagagagagagagagagagagagagagagagagagagagagagagagagagagagagagagagagagagagagagagagagagagagagagagagagagagagagagagagagagagagagagagagagagagagagagagagagagagagagagagagagagagagagagagagagagagagagagagagagagagagagagagagagagagagagagagagagagagagagagagagagagagagagagagagagagagagagagaggagagagagagagagagagagagagagagagagagagagagagagagagagagagagagagagagagagagagagagagagagagagagagagagagagagagagagagagagagagagagagagagagagagagagagagagagagagagagagagagagagagagagagagagaggggggggggggggaagagggtgtgtgtgtgtgtgtgtaaatctaaAATAAAATCACACGTAATTTACAATATATACCTTTACTTCAACTAGTTTCAACATTACAGACAATGTTTCTTTGTACACACACAAACCGTATTACCAGAGAAGCTCTATGCTGTTAAAACTTGACCAATGGGAATAGACTACAGTTGATTATGGGATCAAACTGGCCAAACCACCTACATTTGCTATTAAATCTGATCAAATTACGTTCACGAGGATCACGGGGTCTGTTCAGACTATTTGTGAATGTAAGGGCTACTGAATCTGATCACACCAAGTACTTTGATCTGATCACATCAGGTACTTTGATCTGATCGGACTAGTTATTTGAGCTTCCTAACTGGAAAAGCTACTTAGGCTACCTGATCTAATTAGCTAGGGCCCCCTTGACCAGACCAACTTCTTGGGCTAAATAACCAGACGAACTACTATACTGTTTGACCTGAAGAGATTAACTGTTCGGTTTACTGGACATGATAAGACCAACTACAAAGAATTAAACAGACTTGTAGACGTTATTATGGAACTTGTTGTAGGAGGCGAAGGCGAGGAGCACCCCAAAACCTGGTCCCAGACTGAAGAATATCTGTGTGGCAGCGTCAACCCACacctgtaggagagagagaggaacatcTTAGATATCTTAGACACCGCTGACACTCTCTAAGACACCTTGCATCTTAGAGTGTCAGCGAGACATGTTAAACACCTGTGGCACTAGATAGGTGCAAGTTAATGGGCAGAAAGGTACGCTAACATCCGAAACACATGTGGAAGGGTAAATCGATAAGGTGTTTATATTCATGGAGGTGTGGGATGATGATAACAGTTAGTAAATGATGCAGGTGTCTACCGCTGTACTGACGGGATTAATGTACACCTGTGGCCAATAATTAATGCGTAGGTTGTGCTCATATAAACAGCGAGTCGCTACATTACCAGGGCAACGAAGGTAGAAATccataaacaatatatatatatatatatatatatatatatatatatatatatatatatatatatatatatatatatatatatatatataatatgtatatatatatatacatacatacataaatactcaACTGGAAACAAAAATTGAAATGTGATTTTAAGTAATTACTTCACTTTACTACATAAATTTATTTTATAAACATCTTCTTGTGCCTAAGCATGATTAAACAGATTCCATTTACTTTGAATCTAAAAATTTACGTGATCTACGCGATCTCGGAATCCGCAGTTGGTTATTAAACAAAGGAAGTTGATCGCTGTATAAATAAATCAGTCGGGCGGGGTTGAAAGTACATAATCAGATCCTAATCCTGCAAACGT
Encoded proteins:
- the DAT gene encoding sodium-dependent dopamine transporter translates to MAGGETMKTVVPGGVDGDRRGREGTVADDVEDRETWGKKVDFLLSVIGFAVDLANVWRFPYLCYRNGGGAFLVPYCVMLVLGGIPLFFMELALGQYNRKGAITCWGRLVPLFKGVGFQVVCIAFYVDFFYNVILAWSLRFFFASFTTDLPWTNCNNEWNTPNCREIGSKAPVWSYANSSTLEDSGSLATLDNLTVETLGPGAPGGFLPLLNKTTTPAEEYWTREVLQLQESSGISNLGIIKWDLALCLLAVYLICYFSLWKGISTSGKVVWFTAIFPYVVLFILLIRGVTLPGAAEGIKYYLKPDFSKIWVAEVWVDAATQIFFSLGPGFGVLLAFASYNKFHNNVYKDAMATSLINCCTSFVSGFVIFSVLGYMSHKSGKPINEVVDEGPGLVFVVYPEAIATMPGSTFWAIIFFMMLLTLGLDSSFGGSEAVITALSDEFPVIGRNRKVFVAVLFTVDFLVGLTCCTQGGFYVFSVLDRYAAGYSILFAVFCEAIAVSWIYGIERLQEDIREMIGFAPGIYWRTCLKFCAPAFIGIIIVYGLINYKPLSASDPEAFPWWTDVIGWLMAGSSMIMIPFVAIYKIIEVPGPASLPKRLKILTTPWRDQQVSVGNGVRAETNQIILNSETPAPDQV